Genomic DNA from Betta splendens chromosome 10, fBetSpl5.4, whole genome shotgun sequence:
acacgggaaggacgcgCACAAGAAGGACGCGCACAAGAAGGAcgcgcacacgggaaggacacgcacacgggaaggacgcACACAAGAAGGACGCGCACaagaaggacacgcacacgggaaggacgcgCACAAGAAGGACGCACACACgggaaggacacgcacacgggaaggacacgcacacaagAAGGACGCGCACACAGGAAGgacgcacacgggaaggacgcACACACGGGAAGGACACGCACAGGGGAAGGACGCGCACAAGAAGGACGCGCACAAGAAGGACGCACACaagaaggacacgcacacaagaaggacacgcacacaagaaggacacgcacacgggaaggacgcgcacaagaaggacgcgcacacaggaaggacacgcacacgagaaggacacgcacacgagaaggacacgcacacgggaaggacacgcacacgggaaggacgcgcacacgggaaggacgcacacaagaaggacgcgcacacgggaaggacgcgcacaagaaggacgcgcacacgggaaggacacgcacacgggaaggacacgcacacgggaaggacgcgCACACAAGAAGGACGCGCACaagaaggacacgcacacgggaaggacgcgcacacgggaaggacgcgcacacaagaaggacgcacacaagaaggacacgcacacggaAAGGACGCACACAAaaaggacacgcacacgggaaggaTGCGCACAAGAAGGACGCGCACACAAGAAGGACGCTCACACGAGAAGGACGCGCACACGGGACTCGGAAGCGTGAGGAAGACGCGTGTGCGGAGGCGGCCCtgaagacgcacacacagtggCACTGAGGACGTGCAGAGTGTGGGAGGTAGACGTGTTTTAAGCACCTCCATCCTTCGAGCtgttctgacctttgacctttcgcCTCATGAACCCTGAGTGTCCCTGaaagctgtggctcagctgcatCCGTCACACGTCTGCTCCGCGTCGCGCGCTGCCGCTCAGAGCCGATGACCGAGGCGAACGGAGCCCACGTGTGACGGCTTGAACTTCCTGGATCCTTCACTTAGAGCGGCACACGCTGGACGTTTGGACGCCTCAAACTCACCTCCTATCATCACTTCAGAGCC
This window encodes:
- the LOC129604793 gene encoding LOW QUALITY PROTEIN: keratin-associated protein 10-4 (The sequence of the model RefSeq protein was modified relative to this genomic sequence to represent the inferred CDS: deleted 2 bases in 1 codon), producing MIGVKDPGSSSRHTWAPFASVIGSERQRATRSRRVTDAAEPQLSGTLRVHEAKGQRSEQLEGWRCLKHVYLPHSARPQCHCVCVFRAASAHASSSRFRVPCARPSRVSVLLVCASFLCASFPCACPFCVRPFRVRVLLVCVLLVCASFPCARPSRVRVLLVRVLLVCASFPCACPSRVRVLPVCASFLCASFPCARPSCVRPSRVRVLPVCVSFPCACPSRVRVLLVCVSFLCARPSCARPSRVRVLLVCVSFLCACPSCVRPSCARPSCARPSPVRVLPVCASFPCASFLCARPSCVRVLPVCVSFPCVRPSCARPSCACPSCARPSCVRPSRVRVLPVCASFLCASFLCASFPCARPSCARPSRVRVLPVCVSFLCASFPCARPSRVRVLLVRVLLVCASFPCACPSRVRVLPVCASFLCASFPCARPSRVRVLPVCASFLCASFLCASFPCACPSRVRVLPVCVSFPCARPSRVRVLLVCVLPVCASFLCASFPCACPSRVRVLPVCVSFPCVRPSRVRPSCVRVLPVCVSFLCASFLCASFLCASFPCACPSRVRVLPVCASFPCACPSCVRPSRVRVLPVCVSFLCASFPCARPSRVRVLLVCVLPVCVSFPCVRPSCVRVLPVCVSFPCSSAGSHSLAFICRPCSLYIAFLTRAAALRTTLKSMQLHEARLYDAFSPRHV